One window from the genome of Hippoglossus hippoglossus isolate fHipHip1 chromosome 10, fHipHip1.pri, whole genome shotgun sequence encodes:
- the mbnl3 gene encoding muscleblind-like protein 3 isoform X8 → MAVSMSMGRDTKWLTLEVCREFQRGTCSRSDAECKFAHPSRSCHVENGRVIACFDSLKGRCTRENCKYLHPPPHLKTQLEINGRNNLIQQKAAAAMLAQQMQFMLPGTQLQPITTFSMTPSLATSPSMAFSPYLSHMGHGMGLMPELLPSTPLLVPGSPTGLAAMGNGTSAQKHVRTDKLEVCREFQRGNCTRGESDCRYAHPLEAGMVDCSENSVIVCMDYIKGRCSRDKCKYFHPPAHLQARIKAAQHQASQNAITNTGLALPPGVMQQLPKRQILEKSNGTASAIFNPSMFHYQQALANMQLQQQAFIPAVPMMHGATTSNVSSASTPVTNVPFAESAASNQKPQSF, encoded by the exons ATGGCTGTCAGCATGAGCATGGGACGGGACACCAAATGGCTGACCCTGGAAGTGTGTCGTGAGTTTCAGAGAGGCACCTGTTCAAGGTCTGATGCCGAGTGCAAGTTTGCCCACCCCTCCCGGAGCTGCCATGTGGAGAACGGCCGAGTCATCGCCTGCTTCGACTCGCTGAAG ggacGCTGCACACGTGAGAACTGTAAATACCTGCACCCACCTCCACACCTGAAAACCCAGCTGGAGATTAACGGGAGGAACaacctgatccagcagaaggCGGCGGCCGCCATGTTGGCTCAACAGATGCAGTTTATGCTGCCTGGAACCCAGCTGCAGCCCATA accACATTCTCGATGACGCCCTCCCTGGCAACCAGTCCCAGTATGGCGTTCAGTCCCTATCTGAGCCACATGGGCCACGGCATGGGCTTGATGCCTGAACTGCTGCCCAGTACGCCCCTCCTGGTCCCTGGGAGTCCCACCGGCCTGGCAGCCATGGGCAACGGCACCTCTGCACAAAAACATGTGCGCACAGACAAGCTGGAG GTTTGTCGGGAATTTCAGCGCGGTAACTGCACGCGGGGCGAGAGCGACTGCCGCTATGCTCACCCCCTGGAGGCCGGCATGGTGGACTGCAGCGAGAATTCGGTCATAGTCTGCATGGACTACATCAAGGGCCGCTGCAGCCGAGACAAGTGCAAGTACTTCCACCCGCCTGCTCACCTGCAGGCCAGGATCAAGGCTGCACAGCACCAGGCCAGTCAGAACGCGATCACCAACACAGGCTTG GCTCTGCCGCCGGGGGTCATGCAGCAGCTACCAAAGAGGCAGATTTTAGAGAAGAGCAACGGAACTGCTTCCGCTATCTTCAACCCCAGCATGTTCCACTACCAGCAGGCCCTGGCTAAcatgcagctgcagcaacaaGCCTTTATCCCCGCTG TTCCCATGATGCACGGTGCCACCACCTCCAATGTTTCGTCGGCCTCGACCCCAGTCACCAATGTTCCTTTCGCTGAATCTGCCGCCTCAAATCAG AAACCTCAGAGCTTCTGA
- the mbnl3 gene encoding muscleblind-like protein 3 isoform X6 yields the protein MAVSMSMGRDTKWLTLEVCREFQRGTCSRSDAECKFAHPSRSCHVENGRVIACFDSLKGRCTRENCKYLHPPPHLKTQLEINGRNNLIQQKAAAAMLAQQMQFMLPGTQLQPITTFSMTPSLATSPSMAFSPYLSHMGHGMGLMPELLPSTPLLVPGSPTGLAAMGNGTSAQKHVRTDKLEVCREFQRGNCTRGESDCRYAHPLEAGMVDCSENSVIVCMDYIKGRCSRDKCKYFHPPAHLQARIKAAQHQASQNAITNTGLALPPGVMQQLPKRQILEKSNGTASAIFNPSMFHYQQALANMQLQQQAFIPAVETSELLTSDPVELQCVPMETHFCPVPKLLMAAPVALNSVSLSRNTN from the exons ATGGCTGTCAGCATGAGCATGGGACGGGACACCAAATGGCTGACCCTGGAAGTGTGTCGTGAGTTTCAGAGAGGCACCTGTTCAAGGTCTGATGCCGAGTGCAAGTTTGCCCACCCCTCCCGGAGCTGCCATGTGGAGAACGGCCGAGTCATCGCCTGCTTCGACTCGCTGAAG ggacGCTGCACACGTGAGAACTGTAAATACCTGCACCCACCTCCACACCTGAAAACCCAGCTGGAGATTAACGGGAGGAACaacctgatccagcagaaggCGGCGGCCGCCATGTTGGCTCAACAGATGCAGTTTATGCTGCCTGGAACCCAGCTGCAGCCCATA accACATTCTCGATGACGCCCTCCCTGGCAACCAGTCCCAGTATGGCGTTCAGTCCCTATCTGAGCCACATGGGCCACGGCATGGGCTTGATGCCTGAACTGCTGCCCAGTACGCCCCTCCTGGTCCCTGGGAGTCCCACCGGCCTGGCAGCCATGGGCAACGGCACCTCTGCACAAAAACATGTGCGCACAGACAAGCTGGAG GTTTGTCGGGAATTTCAGCGCGGTAACTGCACGCGGGGCGAGAGCGACTGCCGCTATGCTCACCCCCTGGAGGCCGGCATGGTGGACTGCAGCGAGAATTCGGTCATAGTCTGCATGGACTACATCAAGGGCCGCTGCAGCCGAGACAAGTGCAAGTACTTCCACCCGCCTGCTCACCTGCAGGCCAGGATCAAGGCTGCACAGCACCAGGCCAGTCAGAACGCGATCACCAACACAGGCTTG GCTCTGCCGCCGGGGGTCATGCAGCAGCTACCAAAGAGGCAGATTTTAGAGAAGAGCAACGGAACTGCTTCCGCTATCTTCAACCCCAGCATGTTCCACTACCAGCAGGCCCTGGCTAAcatgcagctgcagcaacaaGCCTTTATCCCCGCTG TAGAAACCTCAGAGCTTCTGACCTCTGATCCAGTGGAGCTCCAGTGCGTTCCCATGGAAACCCATTTCTGTCCCGTCCCCAAACTGCTGATGGCAGCTCCAGTGGCGCTAAACTCAGTAAGCCTTTCCCGAAACACCAATTAA
- the mbnl3 gene encoding muscleblind-like protein 3 isoform X7, with the protein MAVSMSMGRDTKWLTLEVCREFQRGTCSRSDAECKFAHPSRSCHVENGRVIACFDSLKGRCTRENCKYLHPPPHLKTQLEINGRNNLIQQKAAAAMLAQQMQFMLPGTQLQPITTFSMTPSLATSPSMAFSPYLSHMGHGMGLMPELLPSTPLLVPGSPTGLAAMGNGTSAQKHVRTDKLEVCREFQRGNCTRGESDCRYAHPLEAGMVDCSENSVIVCMDYIKGRCSRDKCKYFHPPAHLQARIKAAQHQASQNAITNTGLALPPGVMQQLPKRQILEKSNGTASAIFNPSMFHYQQALANMQLQQQAFIPAETSELLTSDPVELQCVPMETHFCPVPKLLMAAPVALNSVSLSRNTN; encoded by the exons ATGGCTGTCAGCATGAGCATGGGACGGGACACCAAATGGCTGACCCTGGAAGTGTGTCGTGAGTTTCAGAGAGGCACCTGTTCAAGGTCTGATGCCGAGTGCAAGTTTGCCCACCCCTCCCGGAGCTGCCATGTGGAGAACGGCCGAGTCATCGCCTGCTTCGACTCGCTGAAG ggacGCTGCACACGTGAGAACTGTAAATACCTGCACCCACCTCCACACCTGAAAACCCAGCTGGAGATTAACGGGAGGAACaacctgatccagcagaaggCGGCGGCCGCCATGTTGGCTCAACAGATGCAGTTTATGCTGCCTGGAACCCAGCTGCAGCCCATA accACATTCTCGATGACGCCCTCCCTGGCAACCAGTCCCAGTATGGCGTTCAGTCCCTATCTGAGCCACATGGGCCACGGCATGGGCTTGATGCCTGAACTGCTGCCCAGTACGCCCCTCCTGGTCCCTGGGAGTCCCACCGGCCTGGCAGCCATGGGCAACGGCACCTCTGCACAAAAACATGTGCGCACAGACAAGCTGGAG GTTTGTCGGGAATTTCAGCGCGGTAACTGCACGCGGGGCGAGAGCGACTGCCGCTATGCTCACCCCCTGGAGGCCGGCATGGTGGACTGCAGCGAGAATTCGGTCATAGTCTGCATGGACTACATCAAGGGCCGCTGCAGCCGAGACAAGTGCAAGTACTTCCACCCGCCTGCTCACCTGCAGGCCAGGATCAAGGCTGCACAGCACCAGGCCAGTCAGAACGCGATCACCAACACAGGCTTG GCTCTGCCGCCGGGGGTCATGCAGCAGCTACCAAAGAGGCAGATTTTAGAGAAGAGCAACGGAACTGCTTCCGCTATCTTCAACCCCAGCATGTTCCACTACCAGCAGGCCCTGGCTAAcatgcagctgcagcaacaaGCCTTTATCCCCGCTG AAACCTCAGAGCTTCTGACCTCTGATCCAGTGGAGCTCCAGTGCGTTCCCATGGAAACCCATTTCTGTCCCGTCCCCAAACTGCTGATGGCAGCTCCAGTGGCGCTAAACTCAGTAAGCCTTTCCCGAAACACCAATTAA
- the mbnl3 gene encoding muscleblind-like protein 3 isoform X2 — MAVSMSMGRDTKWLTLEVCREFQRGTCSRSDAECKFAHPSRSCHVENGRVIACFDSLKGRCTRENCKYLHPPPHLKTQLEINGRNNLIQQKAAAAMLAQQMQFMLPGTQLQPITTFSMTPSLATSPSMAFSPYLSHMGHGMGLMPELLPSTPLLVPGSPTGLAAMGNGTSAQKHVRTDKLEVCREFQRGNCTRGESDCRYAHPLEAGMVDCSENSVIVCMDYIKGRCSRDKCKYFHPPAHLQARIKAAQHQASQNAITNTGLALPPGVMQQLPKRQILEKSNGTASAIFNPSMFHYQQALANMQLQQQAFIPAGLMKTPAPLAAESRWERREWSSCRQIPSRFLSVPGLSVETSELLTSDPVELQCVPMETHFCPVPKLLMAAPVALNSSLWF, encoded by the exons ATGGCTGTCAGCATGAGCATGGGACGGGACACCAAATGGCTGACCCTGGAAGTGTGTCGTGAGTTTCAGAGAGGCACCTGTTCAAGGTCTGATGCCGAGTGCAAGTTTGCCCACCCCTCCCGGAGCTGCCATGTGGAGAACGGCCGAGTCATCGCCTGCTTCGACTCGCTGAAG ggacGCTGCACACGTGAGAACTGTAAATACCTGCACCCACCTCCACACCTGAAAACCCAGCTGGAGATTAACGGGAGGAACaacctgatccagcagaaggCGGCGGCCGCCATGTTGGCTCAACAGATGCAGTTTATGCTGCCTGGAACCCAGCTGCAGCCCATA accACATTCTCGATGACGCCCTCCCTGGCAACCAGTCCCAGTATGGCGTTCAGTCCCTATCTGAGCCACATGGGCCACGGCATGGGCTTGATGCCTGAACTGCTGCCCAGTACGCCCCTCCTGGTCCCTGGGAGTCCCACCGGCCTGGCAGCCATGGGCAACGGCACCTCTGCACAAAAACATGTGCGCACAGACAAGCTGGAG GTTTGTCGGGAATTTCAGCGCGGTAACTGCACGCGGGGCGAGAGCGACTGCCGCTATGCTCACCCCCTGGAGGCCGGCATGGTGGACTGCAGCGAGAATTCGGTCATAGTCTGCATGGACTACATCAAGGGCCGCTGCAGCCGAGACAAGTGCAAGTACTTCCACCCGCCTGCTCACCTGCAGGCCAGGATCAAGGCTGCACAGCACCAGGCCAGTCAGAACGCGATCACCAACACAGGCTTG GCTCTGCCGCCGGGGGTCATGCAGCAGCTACCAAAGAGGCAGATTTTAGAGAAGAGCAACGGAACTGCTTCCGCTATCTTCAACCCCAGCATGTTCCACTACCAGCAGGCCCTGGCTAAcatgcagctgcagcaacaaGCCTTTATCCCCGCTG GACTTATGAAAACCCCGGCCCCGCTGGCAGCGGAGAGCCGCTGGGAAAGGAGGgagtggagcagctgcaggcaAATCCCCAGCCGCTTCCTGTCAGTACCTGGACTGAGTG TAGAAACCTCAGAGCTTCTGACCTCTGATCCAGTGGAGCTCCAGTGCGTTCCCATGGAAACCCATTTCTGTCCCGTCCCCAAACTGCTGATGGCAGCTCCAGTGGCGCTAAACTCA tctttatggTTCTAA
- the mbnl3 gene encoding muscleblind-like protein 3 isoform X5: MAVSMSMGRDTKWLTLEVCREFQRGTCSRSDAECKFAHPSRSCHVENGRVIACFDSLKGRCTRENCKYLHPPPHLKTQLEINGRNNLIQQKAAAAMLAQQMQFMLPGTQLQPITTFSMTPSLATSPSMAFSPYLSHMGHGMGLMPELLPSTPLLVPGSPTGLAAMGNGTSAQKHVRTDKLEVCREFQRGNCTRGESDCRYAHPLEAGMVDCSENSVIVCMDYIKGRCSRDKCKYFHPPAHLQARIKAAQHQASQNAITNTGLALPPGVMQQLPKRQILEKSNGTASAIFNPSMFHYQQALANMQLQQQAFIPAGLMKTPAPLAAESRWERREWSSCRQIPSRFLSVPGLSVPMMHGATTSNVSSASTPVTNVPFAESAASNQ, encoded by the exons ATGGCTGTCAGCATGAGCATGGGACGGGACACCAAATGGCTGACCCTGGAAGTGTGTCGTGAGTTTCAGAGAGGCACCTGTTCAAGGTCTGATGCCGAGTGCAAGTTTGCCCACCCCTCCCGGAGCTGCCATGTGGAGAACGGCCGAGTCATCGCCTGCTTCGACTCGCTGAAG ggacGCTGCACACGTGAGAACTGTAAATACCTGCACCCACCTCCACACCTGAAAACCCAGCTGGAGATTAACGGGAGGAACaacctgatccagcagaaggCGGCGGCCGCCATGTTGGCTCAACAGATGCAGTTTATGCTGCCTGGAACCCAGCTGCAGCCCATA accACATTCTCGATGACGCCCTCCCTGGCAACCAGTCCCAGTATGGCGTTCAGTCCCTATCTGAGCCACATGGGCCACGGCATGGGCTTGATGCCTGAACTGCTGCCCAGTACGCCCCTCCTGGTCCCTGGGAGTCCCACCGGCCTGGCAGCCATGGGCAACGGCACCTCTGCACAAAAACATGTGCGCACAGACAAGCTGGAG GTTTGTCGGGAATTTCAGCGCGGTAACTGCACGCGGGGCGAGAGCGACTGCCGCTATGCTCACCCCCTGGAGGCCGGCATGGTGGACTGCAGCGAGAATTCGGTCATAGTCTGCATGGACTACATCAAGGGCCGCTGCAGCCGAGACAAGTGCAAGTACTTCCACCCGCCTGCTCACCTGCAGGCCAGGATCAAGGCTGCACAGCACCAGGCCAGTCAGAACGCGATCACCAACACAGGCTTG GCTCTGCCGCCGGGGGTCATGCAGCAGCTACCAAAGAGGCAGATTTTAGAGAAGAGCAACGGAACTGCTTCCGCTATCTTCAACCCCAGCATGTTCCACTACCAGCAGGCCCTGGCTAAcatgcagctgcagcaacaaGCCTTTATCCCCGCTG GACTTATGAAAACCCCGGCCCCGCTGGCAGCGGAGAGCCGCTGGGAAAGGAGGgagtggagcagctgcaggcaAATCCCCAGCCGCTTCCTGTCAGTACCTGGACTGAGTG TTCCCATGATGCACGGTGCCACCACCTCCAATGTTTCGTCGGCCTCGACCCCAGTCACCAATGTTCCTTTCGCTGAATCTGCCGCCTCAAATCAG TAG
- the mbnl3 gene encoding muscleblind-like protein 3 isoform X1, producing MAVSMSMGRDTKWLTLEVCREFQRGTCSRSDAECKFAHPSRSCHVENGRVIACFDSLKGRCTRENCKYLHPPPHLKTQLEINGRNNLIQQKAAAAMLAQQMQFMLPGTQLQPITTFSMTPSLATSPSMAFSPYLSHMGHGMGLMPELLPSTPLLVPGSPTGLAAMGNGTSAQKHVRTDKLEVCREFQRGNCTRGESDCRYAHPLEAGMVDCSENSVIVCMDYIKGRCSRDKCKYFHPPAHLQARIKAAQHQASQNAITNTGLALPPGVMQQLPKRQILEKSNGTASAIFNPSMFHYQQALANMQLQQQAFIPAGLMKTPAPLAAESRWERREWSSCRQIPSRFLSVPGLSVETSELLTSDPVELQCVPMETHFCPVPKLLMAAPVALNSVSLSRNTN from the exons ATGGCTGTCAGCATGAGCATGGGACGGGACACCAAATGGCTGACCCTGGAAGTGTGTCGTGAGTTTCAGAGAGGCACCTGTTCAAGGTCTGATGCCGAGTGCAAGTTTGCCCACCCCTCCCGGAGCTGCCATGTGGAGAACGGCCGAGTCATCGCCTGCTTCGACTCGCTGAAG ggacGCTGCACACGTGAGAACTGTAAATACCTGCACCCACCTCCACACCTGAAAACCCAGCTGGAGATTAACGGGAGGAACaacctgatccagcagaaggCGGCGGCCGCCATGTTGGCTCAACAGATGCAGTTTATGCTGCCTGGAACCCAGCTGCAGCCCATA accACATTCTCGATGACGCCCTCCCTGGCAACCAGTCCCAGTATGGCGTTCAGTCCCTATCTGAGCCACATGGGCCACGGCATGGGCTTGATGCCTGAACTGCTGCCCAGTACGCCCCTCCTGGTCCCTGGGAGTCCCACCGGCCTGGCAGCCATGGGCAACGGCACCTCTGCACAAAAACATGTGCGCACAGACAAGCTGGAG GTTTGTCGGGAATTTCAGCGCGGTAACTGCACGCGGGGCGAGAGCGACTGCCGCTATGCTCACCCCCTGGAGGCCGGCATGGTGGACTGCAGCGAGAATTCGGTCATAGTCTGCATGGACTACATCAAGGGCCGCTGCAGCCGAGACAAGTGCAAGTACTTCCACCCGCCTGCTCACCTGCAGGCCAGGATCAAGGCTGCACAGCACCAGGCCAGTCAGAACGCGATCACCAACACAGGCTTG GCTCTGCCGCCGGGGGTCATGCAGCAGCTACCAAAGAGGCAGATTTTAGAGAAGAGCAACGGAACTGCTTCCGCTATCTTCAACCCCAGCATGTTCCACTACCAGCAGGCCCTGGCTAAcatgcagctgcagcaacaaGCCTTTATCCCCGCTG GACTTATGAAAACCCCGGCCCCGCTGGCAGCGGAGAGCCGCTGGGAAAGGAGGgagtggagcagctgcaggcaAATCCCCAGCCGCTTCCTGTCAGTACCTGGACTGAGTG TAGAAACCTCAGAGCTTCTGACCTCTGATCCAGTGGAGCTCCAGTGCGTTCCCATGGAAACCCATTTCTGTCCCGTCCCCAAACTGCTGATGGCAGCTCCAGTGGCGCTAAACTCAGTAAGCCTTTCCCGAAACACCAATTAA
- the mbnl3 gene encoding muscleblind-like protein 3 isoform X9, giving the protein MAVSMSMGRDTKWLTLEVCREFQRGTCSRSDAECKFAHPSRSCHVENGRVIACFDSLKGRCTRENCKYLHPPPHLKTQLEINGRNNLIQQKAAAAMLAQQMQFMLPGTQLQPITTFSMTPSLATSPSMAFSPYLSHMGHGMGLMPELLPSTPLLVPGSPTGLAAMGNGTSAQKHVRTDKLEVCREFQRGNCTRGESDCRYAHPLEAGMVDCSENSVIVCMDYIKGRCSRDKCKYFHPPAHLQARIKAAQHQASQNAITNTGLALPPGVMQQLPKRQILEKSNGTASAIFNPSMFHYQQALANMQLQQQAFIPAVPMMHGATTSNVSSASTPVTNVPFAESAASNQ; this is encoded by the exons ATGGCTGTCAGCATGAGCATGGGACGGGACACCAAATGGCTGACCCTGGAAGTGTGTCGTGAGTTTCAGAGAGGCACCTGTTCAAGGTCTGATGCCGAGTGCAAGTTTGCCCACCCCTCCCGGAGCTGCCATGTGGAGAACGGCCGAGTCATCGCCTGCTTCGACTCGCTGAAG ggacGCTGCACACGTGAGAACTGTAAATACCTGCACCCACCTCCACACCTGAAAACCCAGCTGGAGATTAACGGGAGGAACaacctgatccagcagaaggCGGCGGCCGCCATGTTGGCTCAACAGATGCAGTTTATGCTGCCTGGAACCCAGCTGCAGCCCATA accACATTCTCGATGACGCCCTCCCTGGCAACCAGTCCCAGTATGGCGTTCAGTCCCTATCTGAGCCACATGGGCCACGGCATGGGCTTGATGCCTGAACTGCTGCCCAGTACGCCCCTCCTGGTCCCTGGGAGTCCCACCGGCCTGGCAGCCATGGGCAACGGCACCTCTGCACAAAAACATGTGCGCACAGACAAGCTGGAG GTTTGTCGGGAATTTCAGCGCGGTAACTGCACGCGGGGCGAGAGCGACTGCCGCTATGCTCACCCCCTGGAGGCCGGCATGGTGGACTGCAGCGAGAATTCGGTCATAGTCTGCATGGACTACATCAAGGGCCGCTGCAGCCGAGACAAGTGCAAGTACTTCCACCCGCCTGCTCACCTGCAGGCCAGGATCAAGGCTGCACAGCACCAGGCCAGTCAGAACGCGATCACCAACACAGGCTTG GCTCTGCCGCCGGGGGTCATGCAGCAGCTACCAAAGAGGCAGATTTTAGAGAAGAGCAACGGAACTGCTTCCGCTATCTTCAACCCCAGCATGTTCCACTACCAGCAGGCCCTGGCTAAcatgcagctgcagcaacaaGCCTTTATCCCCGCTG TTCCCATGATGCACGGTGCCACCACCTCCAATGTTTCGTCGGCCTCGACCCCAGTCACCAATGTTCCTTTCGCTGAATCTGCCGCCTCAAATCAG TAG
- the mbnl3 gene encoding muscleblind-like protein 3 isoform X3 — MAVSMSMGRDTKWLTLEVCREFQRGTCSRSDAECKFAHPSRSCHVENGRVIACFDSLKGRCTRENCKYLHPPPHLKTQLEINGRNNLIQQKAAAAMLAQQMQFMLPGTQLQPITTFSMTPSLATSPSMAFSPYLSHMGHGMGLMPELLPSTPLLVPGSPTGLAAMGNGTSAQKHVRTDKLEVCREFQRGNCTRGESDCRYAHPLEAGMVDCSENSVIVCMDYIKGRCSRDKCKYFHPPAHLQARIKAAQHQASQNAITNTGLALPPGVMQQLPKRQILEKSNGTASAIFNPSMFHYQQALANMQLQQQAFIPAGLMKTPAPLAAESRWERREWSSCRQIPSRFLSVPGLSVPMMHGATTSNVSSASTPVTNVPFAESAASNQKPQSF, encoded by the exons ATGGCTGTCAGCATGAGCATGGGACGGGACACCAAATGGCTGACCCTGGAAGTGTGTCGTGAGTTTCAGAGAGGCACCTGTTCAAGGTCTGATGCCGAGTGCAAGTTTGCCCACCCCTCCCGGAGCTGCCATGTGGAGAACGGCCGAGTCATCGCCTGCTTCGACTCGCTGAAG ggacGCTGCACACGTGAGAACTGTAAATACCTGCACCCACCTCCACACCTGAAAACCCAGCTGGAGATTAACGGGAGGAACaacctgatccagcagaaggCGGCGGCCGCCATGTTGGCTCAACAGATGCAGTTTATGCTGCCTGGAACCCAGCTGCAGCCCATA accACATTCTCGATGACGCCCTCCCTGGCAACCAGTCCCAGTATGGCGTTCAGTCCCTATCTGAGCCACATGGGCCACGGCATGGGCTTGATGCCTGAACTGCTGCCCAGTACGCCCCTCCTGGTCCCTGGGAGTCCCACCGGCCTGGCAGCCATGGGCAACGGCACCTCTGCACAAAAACATGTGCGCACAGACAAGCTGGAG GTTTGTCGGGAATTTCAGCGCGGTAACTGCACGCGGGGCGAGAGCGACTGCCGCTATGCTCACCCCCTGGAGGCCGGCATGGTGGACTGCAGCGAGAATTCGGTCATAGTCTGCATGGACTACATCAAGGGCCGCTGCAGCCGAGACAAGTGCAAGTACTTCCACCCGCCTGCTCACCTGCAGGCCAGGATCAAGGCTGCACAGCACCAGGCCAGTCAGAACGCGATCACCAACACAGGCTTG GCTCTGCCGCCGGGGGTCATGCAGCAGCTACCAAAGAGGCAGATTTTAGAGAAGAGCAACGGAACTGCTTCCGCTATCTTCAACCCCAGCATGTTCCACTACCAGCAGGCCCTGGCTAAcatgcagctgcagcaacaaGCCTTTATCCCCGCTG GACTTATGAAAACCCCGGCCCCGCTGGCAGCGGAGAGCCGCTGGGAAAGGAGGgagtggagcagctgcaggcaAATCCCCAGCCGCTTCCTGTCAGTACCTGGACTGAGTG TTCCCATGATGCACGGTGCCACCACCTCCAATGTTTCGTCGGCCTCGACCCCAGTCACCAATGTTCCTTTCGCTGAATCTGCCGCCTCAAATCAG AAACCTCAGAGCTTCTGA
- the mbnl3 gene encoding muscleblind-like protein 3 isoform X4: MAVSMSMGRDTKWLTLEVCREFQRGTCSRSDAECKFAHPSRSCHVENGRVIACFDSLKGRCTRENCKYLHPPPHLKTQLEINGRNNLIQQKAAAAMLAQQMQFMLPGTQLQPITTFSMTPSLATSPSMAFSPYLSHMGHGMGLMPELLPSTPLLVPGSPTGLAAMGNGTSAQKHVRTDKLEVCREFQRGNCTRGESDCRYAHPLEAGMVDCSENSVIVCMDYIKGRCSRDKCKYFHPPAHLQARIKAAQHQALPPGVMQQLPKRQILEKSNGTASAIFNPSMFHYQQALANMQLQQQAFIPAGLMKTPAPLAAESRWERREWSSCRQIPSRFLSVPGLSVETSELLTSDPVELQCVPMETHFCPVPKLLMAAPVALNSVSLSRNTN; the protein is encoded by the exons ATGGCTGTCAGCATGAGCATGGGACGGGACACCAAATGGCTGACCCTGGAAGTGTGTCGTGAGTTTCAGAGAGGCACCTGTTCAAGGTCTGATGCCGAGTGCAAGTTTGCCCACCCCTCCCGGAGCTGCCATGTGGAGAACGGCCGAGTCATCGCCTGCTTCGACTCGCTGAAG ggacGCTGCACACGTGAGAACTGTAAATACCTGCACCCACCTCCACACCTGAAAACCCAGCTGGAGATTAACGGGAGGAACaacctgatccagcagaaggCGGCGGCCGCCATGTTGGCTCAACAGATGCAGTTTATGCTGCCTGGAACCCAGCTGCAGCCCATA accACATTCTCGATGACGCCCTCCCTGGCAACCAGTCCCAGTATGGCGTTCAGTCCCTATCTGAGCCACATGGGCCACGGCATGGGCTTGATGCCTGAACTGCTGCCCAGTACGCCCCTCCTGGTCCCTGGGAGTCCCACCGGCCTGGCAGCCATGGGCAACGGCACCTCTGCACAAAAACATGTGCGCACAGACAAGCTGGAG GTTTGTCGGGAATTTCAGCGCGGTAACTGCACGCGGGGCGAGAGCGACTGCCGCTATGCTCACCCCCTGGAGGCCGGCATGGTGGACTGCAGCGAGAATTCGGTCATAGTCTGCATGGACTACATCAAGGGCCGCTGCAGCCGAGACAAGTGCAAGTACTTCCACCCGCCTGCTCACCTGCAGGCCAGGATCAAGGCTGCACAGCACCAG GCTCTGCCGCCGGGGGTCATGCAGCAGCTACCAAAGAGGCAGATTTTAGAGAAGAGCAACGGAACTGCTTCCGCTATCTTCAACCCCAGCATGTTCCACTACCAGCAGGCCCTGGCTAAcatgcagctgcagcaacaaGCCTTTATCCCCGCTG GACTTATGAAAACCCCGGCCCCGCTGGCAGCGGAGAGCCGCTGGGAAAGGAGGgagtggagcagctgcaggcaAATCCCCAGCCGCTTCCTGTCAGTACCTGGACTGAGTG TAGAAACCTCAGAGCTTCTGACCTCTGATCCAGTGGAGCTCCAGTGCGTTCCCATGGAAACCCATTTCTGTCCCGTCCCCAAACTGCTGATGGCAGCTCCAGTGGCGCTAAACTCAGTAAGCCTTTCCCGAAACACCAATTAA